The following is a genomic window from Hymenobacter monticola.
AATGCCCTGCGCGCCCGCTTGGCCGCCGATTTGCACGACGAGGTGGGCTCGCTGCTCACCCGCGTCACGATGCAGGCCGAGCTGCTGCGCGAGCTGCAGCAAGGCCCGCCCGCCCGCCTCACCACGCTGGTGGAAGACAGCCGCGCCGCCGCCAGCACCGTGCGCGACATCATCTGGAGCGTGGACACCGGAGCCGATACGCTGGGGGCGCTGGTCGACCGCATGCGCGACCACCTCGACGCTACCGCCCGCGCCACCGGCCGCGCGCTGCTGTTCGACGATGCGGAGCTGCCCGCCGAGCCGGGGCAGCCGCTGCCGCCCGCCGTGCGCCAGCACACCTACCTTATTTTCAAAGAAGCCGTGAACAACGCCTTGAAATACGCCGCGCCCGGCTCGCCCGTGGAGGTGCGCCTGGGCTACACGCCGCTGCTGGAGCTGACCGTGACCAGCCGGGGCGGTGTGGCCACCGGGGCGGCCCGCGCCGGGCAGGGCCTGCGTAACATGCGCCACCGGGCCGCCCTGCTCCGCGCCGAACTCATGGCTGGCCCCGTGGCGGGCGGCTGGCAGGTGCGCCTGCGCCAGCTGCCCTAGCTGAGGGCATCGATGGGAATACTTACAAATCGCCCTTGGCGGCGCGGCTGAGCAGCTCGCTGCGGGAGTTGACGCGGAGCTTCTCGTAGAGGCGCTTGACGTAGGTGTGCACCGTGTCGGGCGAGAGGCTGAGGCGGGCGGCTACTTGCTTTTCGCTCAGGCCCTCGGTTAGGGCTTGCAGCACTTCTTGTTCGCGGGCGGAGAGCAGGCCGGGCTGCTGGCTGGGCTGGGGCTGAAAGTGTTGCAGCGCCTTGCGGGCCACGGAAGGGGAGAGGGCCGCCCCGCCGTTGAGCACATCGAGGATGGCCTGCTTGTACTGGGGCAGGCTGGTGGCGTTTTTGATGACGTAGCCCGTGGCCCCGGCCCGCAGCGCCTGGAAAATGCGCTCGGGGTCGTCGTGCATGGTTTGCAGGATGATGTCGGTATCGGGCAGGCGTTTTTTAAGGGCGGGCAGGGCCTGGATGCCGGTTTGGCCGGGCAGGCTCACGTCGAGCAGCATGACGCGGGGCGCGAGGCTCAGGTCCAGCTCGGCCCAGAGTGCCTCAATGGAATCGACCACGATGGGGCAGGTGAACTCGGGCTGGTGGCAGAGGTACTCGCGCAGCAGCTCGCGCACGCGGGCATCGTCTTCAACAATGGCCAGGCGGATGGGAAAGTGGGAAACGGACGTGGGCATAAGCAAGGGCAAAGGTGCGGGCCTGCGGCGGGTTTCAGGGGCGGGTGGGTGTACCCTGTTTAGGGTACAAGCCGGTTTTTGTGCTCATGGGGCACTAGCGGAATTTCGCAGCTAGAATTCAAGCTTTTATTTCTCACGCACTTTCATCCAAACGCCCCATATGAAGCTTCATTTACCCTTACTGGCTGCTGCGGCCGCTGCACTGCCTATGGCTGCCCAGGCTCAGAACGTGGGCATCGGCACGCCCACGCCCAATTCCAAGGCTGCGCTCGAAATCTCGGCCACCGATAAAGGGCTGTTGGTTCCGCGCCTGACGGCGGCCCAGCGCACGGCCATTGCTAGCCCGCCGCAGGGCCTGATGGTGTACCAAACCGACGGTACGGCCAGCGGCGGTACCCAGACCGGCTTCTGGTACTATGCAGGCAACCCCGCCGCCTGGGTGTACCTGAACCCAAGCGCCGGGCCCAGCGGCGCGGCCGGCGGCGACCTTACCGGCACCTACCCCAACCCCACGGTGGCCACCGGGGCCATCGGCACCACCAAGCTGGCCGACGACGCCGTGACCATTGCCAAGCTGGCCGCTACCGGCACGCCCAGCGCCAGCACCTTCCTGCGCGGCGATAATACCTGGTCCGCTGTCGGCGGAGGGACCCCTAGCGGCACGGCCGGTGGCGACCTGGCCGGTACTTACCCCAACCCTAGCGTGGGCACCGGCGCCATAACGGCCGCCAAGCTGGCTTCCGCGGCCGTGACTACTGCTAAGCTGGCCGACGCCGCCGTGAACACTGCTAAGCTGGACGACGAGGCGGTGACCAATACTAAGCTGGCCGATGGGGCCGTCAGCGCCCTCAAGCTGGCTTCTGCGGCCGTGACCACCGCCAAGTTGGCCGACGGAGCCGTGACGACCATTAAGCTGGCCGACGTGGCCGTGACCAGCACCAAACTGGCCGACGACGCGGTGACTATTCCGAAGCTGGCCGCCACTGGCACCCCCAGCGCCAGCACCTACCTGCGCGGTGATAACACCTGGGCCACCATTGCCGCCAGCACCCCCGGCTGGAGCCTGACCGGCAACACGCTGGACGGCAACCAATTCTTGGGCAGCATCAACAACGAAGACCTGATTTTCAAGCGCAACAACACGGAAGCCTTCCGGGTGTACAGCAACGGCCGGGTGACGCTGGGTAATAATTCGCCCGCCTCCTTGTCGGTGATGCTGGGCTTCAACGCCGGCACCGCCATGACCACCGGCCAGAACAATACCCTCGTGGGGGCCAGGACGGGGCAGGACTTCAACGGCGGCAACGCCACCTTCATCGGCTCCGGGGCGGGGCAGAGCACGACCGGCAGCGACAATACCCTGCTGGGCGCCTTTGCCGGCAACCGCCTGACCACCGGTACCAACAACGTATTCATCGGCACCCAGGCGGCCTATAATAGCGGCACGACCATTACCGGCAGCAGCAACGTTGTGGTGGGGGGCAGCGCTGGGAACGGGCTGACCACCAACACCAACAACATCCTGCTGGGCAGCAGCTCCAACGCCAGCGCCGGCCTCTACGATGCCTACGCCATCGGCGCCGACGCCACCGTCACCCAGAACAACTCGCTGGTTATCGGCGCCGCGAAAGGCAGCAACAACGCCGTCAGCGTGGGCATCGGCACGTCGGCGCCCAACAGCAGCCTGCAGGTAAACGGCACCTTTGCCGTGGGCGTGCAGACGGGCTACGGCGGCGGTGGCAGCCCCGGCATCGGCGCCAACGGCCTGGACCAGGGCCCGTCCAGCCAGACGGCCATTGGTGGCAGCTATTATGGCCTGGCGCCCAGCAGCGCCAGCAACCAGCACTACCTCCTGCCTGGTGCCGGCTCCTGCACCGGGCGCATCTACTACCTGCGCAACACCAGCGGCAGCACCGTGGCCAGGCTCTCCAGCAACAGCCCCATCATCGACGGCACGAATACCGTCAGCGCTGGCAACACCTTCGACATGAACACCACGGGCTCGTCCAAGGTCGTCACGGCCATCTCCGACGGCACGAACTGGGTTATCATCCGCACCGGCATTTAGGCGGTGGCCTGCCTGGAAATTTAGCTCCTGATGGATATTCCCATGAAACACTCTCTCCTGCTTGCGCTGCTGCTCGGCGGCGCCCGCGCCGCCTTGGCCCAGGACCTGACCAACAACGGCGCCACGCTGACGCTCACCGGCGGAGCCATCCTCTCCACCCGCGGCACGCTCAACAACGCCAGCGGCACGCTCGACCTGAGCAGCGGCGCCAACCAACTCTACGTGGGCGATAACCTGCTGAACGGCAGCGGCGCCACCCTCACGCCGGGCACCGCCAGCACCGTTACCCTCAACGGAACCGCCGCCCAGCAGCTCGACCTAAAAGGGGCCGGGCTGGCCAACCTCACGGTGAACAACACCAGCGGCGGCGTGGCCCTGCCCGCCAGCAGCAACGCCGACGTGGCCGGGGCCCTCACCCTCACCAGCGGCATGCTCACCACCGATGCTTCCTCGACGCTGCGGCTGCTGAACGGGGCCACGCTCACCGGCGAAACCAGCACCCGCTACGTGGCCGGCAACCTGGCCGCCGCAAAAGCTTCTGTGCCGGCGGGGGCCGTCACTGCTTTCCCCAACGGGCTTGCCATTACCCCCGCCGCGGCCCTCACCAACCTGACCGTGACCCGCACCGCCGGCCTCAACACCGCCCAGCTCAGCTACGGCACCAACGCCGCCGGTACCAACGCGGGCATCGACCAAATCTGGCGCACCTCGGCCCCGCTCACCGACGCCGCGGTACAACTCACCTGGCTGGCGGCCAACGACAACGGCCTCAGTAACCTGAGTAACAGCCAGGTGTGGGCCCGCACCGCCGCGCCGGTGGCGGGGTCGGGCTGGGCGCGCATCAGCGCTTCGCAGAACGCAGCCGCCACTCGTAGCGTCACGGGTACCGTGCCGGCTACGGCCGGCTTTTCCTTCTTCACGGTAAGCATTGCAGCCGAGCCCCTGCCCGTGACCCTGGTTGATTTCACGGCCCTGGCCGAAGGCCCGGCCGCGGTGCGCCTGCGCTGGGCCACCGCCTCGGAGCTGAACAACGCCGGTTTCACCGTCGAGCGTAGCCTCGATGGCCGGGCGTTTGCTGCCATCGGCAAGATGGCGGGCGCGGGCACCAGCACCACGGCGCACACCTATGCGCTGCTGGATGGCCAGCTGCCCGCCGGTGCCAAGCAACTCTACTACCGCCTCCGCCAGGAAGATACCGATGGCGTGGTCACTTACTCGCCCGTGCGCTCCGTGGCGTTCGAGGTGTCGCCAAACACGCTATTCTCCCTGTATCCCAACCCCGCCCGGTCCAAACTCACCGCCGACGGCCTGCTTACCGGCGCCGCGGTGGAAGTCTTCGATGCGGTGGGCCGCCGCGTTGCCATCGCCACGGCTGATGCCGCCGGCGTGGCCCAGCTGGTGCTGCCCACCGGGCTGGCCACCGGCGTGTACGTGGTGCGCAGCGGCGCCCAGGCTCAGCGCTTGGTGGTAGAATAAGCGCACCAGGCCTGTAAGCAAACGCTCCGGTCTTCACAACCCCGCCGCCCACTGGTTTTCATCGGCTAATGAAAACCAGCGGGCGGCTTTATTTAGGAAATGGAGCTGATACTACCCCACAGCCGCCGCAGCTCCTGCTCCTCGTGCTGCCAGCTGAGCCGGGGTGCAGCAAGGCGGCAGTTGGCGGCCAGGTACTGGTAGCGGGCGGGCTCGTCGCGCAGCAGGCGGTTGAGGGCGCGGGCCAAGGTAGTGGGCGCCAAATCAGAAACCAGCTCGGCCACGTCGAACTCGTCATTGAGGGTGCGGTATTCGGGGAAGTCGATGAGCACCTGCGGGATGCCGGCGTGCACGTAATCGAAGAACTTGTTGGCCAACGAATAATAGTAGCTAAGGCCCACGTTTTCGAGTAGCATGATGCCCACGGCGGCGTGGCGCGTCACCTCACGCAGCGCCTCGGGCAGCACAAAGCCGCGAAACTCCACCTGCCCCGAGGCCAGCAACCCCAGCCGTTCGGCTTGTGCCCTTAGGTCGGCCGATAGGTCGCCCTCGCCGCAAATCACCAGCCGGCCCGCCACCTGCGGCATAGCGTCGAGCAGTTGCTCCAGGCCGCGGCCCACGTTCAGCGCGCCCTGGTAGAGAATGTAGCCGCCGGGCGGAGCAGAACTTGTCGCGGGCGGCAGCGTTTCCCCGTCGCGCAGGCGGCTCACGTTGCGCACCACGCCGAAGGGCCGGCCGTAGCGCCCCTCAAACAGCCGGGCCAGGGCCGGGCCCACGGTGTAAGCCAGCCGGGCGCGCGGCACGATGAAACCCTCCACCCAGCGCCACACGCGCTGCACCGCCGGGCGGGCCACCACCTCGGGGACTTCGGTAAACAGCTCGTGGGCATCATACACCAAGGGCTGGCCGCCCAGGCGGGCGCGCAGCCACACGGGCAGGGCCGTGTCGAGGTCGCAGGCGCACCAGGCGGCGGCGCGCTGGCTTAGCAGGTAAAAGAAGAGCCGCAGGTTATACTCCACATAAAACAGCTTGCCCTTCTGAAACCAACCGCGCAGGCGGTGCTGTTGGTAGGGCTGCGGGGTGAGCGGGGGTGAGGTGGGCCGCTCCCAGCCCACCAGCTGCACTTGGTAGCCGGCCGCGGCCAGGCTGCCGCATATGCGCTGCATCCGCTGGTCGAAGCACAGGTCGGTGGTGACGGCGAAGAGCAAGCGAAGGGCGGAGGGAAGCGGCAAAAGGCAATGCGGACACTGCCAGGGCCGTTCCGCGTTAGTCGTTAATTTATTTTGGCCAAATTTACGCCGCGGCCCGGCCCGGCGCAGGCTATATTAGCAGGAAATTCAACTCGCAGGACGCGTTATTGTATGGCTTCATTTTCGGCTGCTTCTTCAACCCGCCCCGTGGCGCCGCCGCTGGCCGCGTTGCTCGACCAGTTGGGGCAGGTGTATTTGCTGACCGACCGGCAGGGCGCCATCGTGGAAGTCAACGAAGCGTTTCTGGCCCTGACCGGCTATCCGCGCGACAAGGTGCTGGGCCAGCTTTTCTACCAGATGCTGGCGCCCCAGCCCGAGCGCGAAGTGCGCAAGCGCGACTTCCTCGAAAGCATCGACCACCAAGCGCTGGCCCCTTGCTACGAGCAAACGTTGCTCACGCGCAGCGGCCAGCTGCGCCCCCTGCGCTGGCAAGCGGGCTTCACCCACAACGCCGCCGGCAACGTGACCGGCATGTGGATGGCCGGCCACGAACTGCCCAGCCTGAGCGCGCCCAGCCCGGCCCTGGCCGGCGACAGCACTCACCTGCAGGACTTCCTCGACAACGCCCAGGACCTGGTGCAGCACTTGAGCGCCGATAACGGCTTCCTGTTCGTGAACAAGGCCTGGAAGGAAAAGCTGGGCTACACCGACGCCGAACTGGCCACCCGCACCCTGGCCGATGTGGTGCATCCTTATTATAAGGCCAAGCTCCTCTATCAGCTGCGCAACCTGTATGACGGAGAGCCGGTGAACAAGGTCGAAACCGTGTTTCTGACCAATCAGGGCAAGCCGGTGCACCTCATCGGGAGCATGAGCGTGGTGCGCGAGGAGGGCCAGCCGGTGAGCAGCCGCGCCATCCTGCACGACATCACCGACCGCATCAAGGCCGAGCGGCTGCAGAAGGTGTACTACAGTATTGCCAACCTGGCTATCTCGGCCAAGGACTTGCCCAGCCTCTACGGGGCCATCCACCGCGAGCTGAGCAAGATTATCGAGACGAGCAACCTGTTCATTGCCCTCTGCGACGACGCCCGCACGCAGCTGCAGTTTGCCTACCACGTCGACCAGCACCCCCAGCATCGGCCCAAAGGCGCGCTGCCGTTCGGCAACGGCGTGTCGGAGTACATCATTGCCGGCGGGCAGCCGCGCTACCTCACCCACAACGACTTTCAGCAGCTGGTGCGCAGCGGCACCGTGGCTGCCCACGGCCTGGTGCCGGAGGTGATGCTGGCCTCGCCGCTGAGCATTGGCGACCGCATCATTGGCGTGCTGGCCGTGCAGGATTATACCCGCGCCGACGCCTACACGCCCGGCGACCTCGACGTGCTGCACTTCATCTCCAACCAGGTGGCCCTGGCCATCGAGCGCAAGCGCAATGAGGAGCAGATTGGCAAGCAAACGGCCCGCCTGAACGCCATTTTCGAGAGCGGCTCGCACGTGATGTGGACGGTGAACACCCGCGCCCAACTCATGAACTTCAACCGCAACTACGCGGCCCTGTTCCTGCGGCGCAACGGCACCTACCCCGTGCGCGGCCTCAACTTGTGGGAGGCCGATTTGGCCAATATGCCCGAGCTGGAGCGCGATATTTTCGTGCACCACTACAACGCGGCCGCCAAGGGCCAGGCCCAGCGCTTCGAGATGCGCCTGCGCGACGCCCGCGGCTACGACGTGTGGACCGACATCCACCTGAACCCGATTTACCTGGGCGACGGCTCGTTTGATGAAATCTCGGCCATTGCCCACGACATCACTGAGCAGAAGCGGGCGCAGCTGGCGCTGGAGGAGCAGGAGGAGAAGTTCCGCAACATCTTCGAGTCGTTTCAGGACATTTACTACCGCACCAACGCCGAAGGCCTGCTCACCCTCGTCAGCCCCTCGGTACGCGAGGTCCTGGGCTACGAGCCCGAGGAAGTCATCGGCGAGCCGGTGCGGGATTATTTCGTAGACGCGGAGGACCTGGACCGGGCCAACGCGGAAACCATGCGCAGCGGCGGCCTGCGCAACTTTGAAACCCAGATGTGGCACAAGGACGGCTACCCGGTGAGCGTGCTGGTGAACGCCCGCATGGCCACGCCGCCCGAAGGAGAGGATGCCGACGACTCCGGCCTGTACGGCACCGAAGGCATTGCCCGCGACGTGACCGAAATCCGCCAGATGCAGGACGACCTGCGCCTGGCCAAAGACGAGGCCGAAGCCGCCCTGGAAGCCAAAACGCAGTTCCTGGCCAACATGAGCCACGAGCTGCGCACGCCCATGAACGGCATCATCGGCATGATTGACCTGCTCGACCAGACGGTGGAAACCGACGAGCAGCTCGATTACGTGGACACGCTGCGCAAGAGCTCCGACGCCCTGCTCACCATCCTGAACGACATCCTGGACTTGTCGAAAATCCAGGCCGGCAAGCTGCAGATTCACGAGGCCCCCATCGAGCTGCAGGCCGTGATGGAGCGCATCCGCGCCTTGTTCATCTACCGGGCCGAGCAGAAGCACATCCGCTTCACCTACCACATCACGCCGCACACGCCGCGCTTCGTGATTACGGACGAAGTGCGCCTGCTGCAGATTTTGAGCAACCTGGTGGCCAACGCCATCAAGTTCACCAACGAGGGCACGGTGGCCATTGTGGTGAGCAGCGTGAGCACCGACGGCGAGCACCACACCCTGCGCTTTGCGGTGCAGGACTCCGGCATCGGCATCTCGACCGACAACGCCAGCCTGCTCTTCACCAACTTCACCCAGCTCGATACCACCCCCAGCAAGGCCTACGGCGGCACGGGCCTGGGCCTGAGCATCAGCCGGCAGCTGGCCGAGCTGCTGGGCGGCGAAATCGGCGTGCTCTCCGACGAGGGCGAGGGCTCGGTGTTCTGGTTCACCATCAGCGCCCGCGAGGCGCCCGCGAGCGACGCGCCGGCCTCGGCACCCGTGCGCGAGCCCGCGGCGCAGCCCTTCGA
Proteins encoded in this region:
- a CDS encoding LuxR C-terminal-related transcriptional regulator; its protein translation is MPTSVSHFPIRLAIVEDDARVRELLREYLCHQPEFTCPIVVDSIEALWAELDLSLAPRVMLLDVSLPGQTGIQALPALKKRLPDTDIILQTMHDDPERIFQALRAGATGYVIKNATSLPQYKQAILDVLNGGAALSPSVARKALQHFQPQPSQQPGLLSAREQEVLQALTEGLSEKQVAARLSLSPDTVHTYVKRLYEKLRVNSRSELLSRAAKGDL
- a CDS encoding beta strand repeat-containing protein is translated as MAAQAQNVGIGTPTPNSKAALEISATDKGLLVPRLTAAQRTAIASPPQGLMVYQTDGTASGGTQTGFWYYAGNPAAWVYLNPSAGPSGAAGGDLTGTYPNPTVATGAIGTTKLADDAVTIAKLAATGTPSASTFLRGDNTWSAVGGGTPSGTAGGDLAGTYPNPSVGTGAITAAKLASAAVTTAKLADAAVNTAKLDDEAVTNTKLADGAVSALKLASAAVTTAKLADGAVTTIKLADVAVTSTKLADDAVTIPKLAATGTPSASTYLRGDNTWATIAASTPGWSLTGNTLDGNQFLGSINNEDLIFKRNNTEAFRVYSNGRVTLGNNSPASLSVMLGFNAGTAMTTGQNNTLVGARTGQDFNGGNATFIGSGAGQSTTGSDNTLLGAFAGNRLTTGTNNVFIGTQAAYNSGTTITGSSNVVVGGSAGNGLTTNTNNILLGSSSNASAGLYDAYAIGADATVTQNNSLVIGAAKGSNNAVSVGIGTSAPNSSLQVNGTFAVGVQTGYGGGGSPGIGANGLDQGPSSQTAIGGSYYGLAPSSASNQHYLLPGAGSCTGRIYYLRNTSGSTVARLSSNSPIIDGTNTVSAGNTFDMNTTGSSKVVTAISDGTNWVIIRTGI
- a CDS encoding T9SS type A sorting domain-containing protein is translated as MKHSLLLALLLGGARAALAQDLTNNGATLTLTGGAILSTRGTLNNASGTLDLSSGANQLYVGDNLLNGSGATLTPGTASTVTLNGTAAQQLDLKGAGLANLTVNNTSGGVALPASSNADVAGALTLTSGMLTTDASSTLRLLNGATLTGETSTRYVAGNLAAAKASVPAGAVTAFPNGLAITPAAALTNLTVTRTAGLNTAQLSYGTNAAGTNAGIDQIWRTSAPLTDAAVQLTWLAANDNGLSNLSNSQVWARTAAPVAGSGWARISASQNAAATRSVTGTVPATAGFSFFTVSIAAEPLPVTLVDFTALAEGPAAVRLRWATASELNNAGFTVERSLDGRAFAAIGKMAGAGTSTTAHTYALLDGQLPAGAKQLYYRLRQEDTDGVVTYSPVRSVAFEVSPNTLFSLYPNPARSKLTADGLLTGAAVEVFDAVGRRVAIATADAAGVAQLVLPTGLATGVYVVRSGAQAQRLVVE
- a CDS encoding glycosyltransferase; amino-acid sequence: MLFAVTTDLCFDQRMQRICGSLAAAGYQVQLVGWERPTSPPLTPQPYQQHRLRGWFQKGKLFYVEYNLRLFFYLLSQRAAAWCACDLDTALPVWLRARLGGQPLVYDAHELFTEVPEVVARPAVQRVWRWVEGFIVPRARLAYTVGPALARLFEGRYGRPFGVVRNVSRLRDGETLPPATSSAPPGGYILYQGALNVGRGLEQLLDAMPQVAGRLVICGEGDLSADLRAQAERLGLLASGQVEFRGFVLPEALREVTRHAAVGIMLLENVGLSYYYSLANKFFDYVHAGIPQVLIDFPEYRTLNDEFDVAELVSDLAPTTLARALNRLLRDEPARYQYLAANCRLAAPRLSWQHEEQELRRLWGSISSIS
- a CDS encoding PAS domain S-box protein, which gives rise to MASFSAASSTRPVAPPLAALLDQLGQVYLLTDRQGAIVEVNEAFLALTGYPRDKVLGQLFYQMLAPQPEREVRKRDFLESIDHQALAPCYEQTLLTRSGQLRPLRWQAGFTHNAAGNVTGMWMAGHELPSLSAPSPALAGDSTHLQDFLDNAQDLVQHLSADNGFLFVNKAWKEKLGYTDAELATRTLADVVHPYYKAKLLYQLRNLYDGEPVNKVETVFLTNQGKPVHLIGSMSVVREEGQPVSSRAILHDITDRIKAERLQKVYYSIANLAISAKDLPSLYGAIHRELSKIIETSNLFIALCDDARTQLQFAYHVDQHPQHRPKGALPFGNGVSEYIIAGGQPRYLTHNDFQQLVRSGTVAAHGLVPEVMLASPLSIGDRIIGVLAVQDYTRADAYTPGDLDVLHFISNQVALAIERKRNEEQIGKQTARLNAIFESGSHVMWTVNTRAQLMNFNRNYAALFLRRNGTYPVRGLNLWEADLANMPELERDIFVHHYNAAAKGQAQRFEMRLRDARGYDVWTDIHLNPIYLGDGSFDEISAIAHDITEQKRAQLALEEQEEKFRNIFESFQDIYYRTNAEGLLTLVSPSVREVLGYEPEEVIGEPVRDYFVDAEDLDRANAETMRSGGLRNFETQMWHKDGYPVSVLVNARMATPPEGEDADDSGLYGTEGIARDVTEIRQMQDDLRLAKDEAEAALEAKTQFLANMSHELRTPMNGIIGMIDLLDQTVETDEQLDYVDTLRKSSDALLTILNDILDLSKIQAGKLQIHEAPIELQAVMERIRALFIYRAEQKHIRFTYHITPHTPRFVITDEVRLLQILSNLVANAIKFTNEGTVAIVVSSVSTDGEHHTLRFAVQDSGIGISTDNASLLFTNFTQLDTTPSKAYGGTGLGLSISRQLAELLGGEIGVLSDEGEGSVFWFTISAREAPASDAPASAPVREPAAQPFEAAPRVLLVDDNAINQKVGQRLLTKLGCEVEVAGGGPEAIAMVTTPGAEYNIIFMDIQMPDMDGVAATAEIRRLLGGNCPPVVAMTAYSMQEDAGRFMRQGLDDYVGKPVKSRHLYEVLHRWLRPRNTRPAEAPAGTAPDAAAAALPTPSPEVAGEPTLDEAILRQLVELGGPEFTSDLYQEFEQEAGDLLRDAAPTAAEGHFRDLLPMLHQLKGTAATLGGVALAAQARHLEHQLKEGRTDDAAAGFRLLEYYFAQFIAEYPGAVERATSTSAV